The proteins below are encoded in one region of Neofelis nebulosa isolate mNeoNeb1 chromosome 17, mNeoNeb1.pri, whole genome shotgun sequence:
- the AURKC gene encoding aurora kinase C isoform X1 has translation MQSGSVQPADEEEEQTRDQGTEAAAGLVELGMPPVRRLTIEDFEIGRPLGKGKFGNVYLARLKESHFLVALKVIFKSQIEKEGLEHQLRREIEIQAHLQHPNILRLYNYFHDARRVYLILEYAPRGELYKELQKSNTLDEQHTATIMEELADALTYCHEKKVIHRDIKPENLLLGFRGEVKIADFGWSVHTPSLRRKTMCGTLDYLPPEMIERRTYNETVDLWCIGVLCYELLVGNPPFESHSHNETYRRILKVDIRFPPSIPLGARDLISKLLRYQPLERLPLSQILEHPWVRAHSRRVLPPSVQMDS, from the exons ATGCAGTCGGGCAGCGTGCAGCCCGCAGATGAAGAAGAGGAGCAGACCCGAGACCAGGGAACAG AAGCTGCAGCAGGCCTCGTGGAGCTCGGCATGCCCCCCGT GCGGCGCCTCACGATTGAGGACTTTGAAATCGGGCGTCCTCTGGGCAAGGGAAAATTTGGGAACGTGTACCTGGCTCGGCTCAAGGAAAGCCATTTCCTTGTGGCGCTGAAAGTCATCTTCAAGTCCCAGATAGAAAAGGAAGGACTGGAGCACCAGCTGCGCCGGGAAATTGAGATCCAGGCGCATCTACA gcaccccaatatcctACGCCTATACAACTACTTCCATGATGCACGCCGGGTGTACCTGATTCTGGAATATGCTCCAAGGGGTGAGCTCTACAAGGAGCTGCAAAAGAGCAACACTTTGGATGAACAGCACACAGCCACG ATAATGGAGGAATTAGCAGATGCTCTGACATACTGCCATGAGAAAAAGGTGATTCACAGGGATATCAAGCCGGAGAATCTGCTGCTGGGGTTCAGGGGTGAGGTGAAGATTGCAGACTTTGGCTGGTCTGTGCACACCCCATCTCTGAG gAGAAAGACCATGTGTGGGACTCTGGACTACTTGCCCCCAGAAATGATAGAAAGGAGAACATATAATGAGACGGTTGATCTGTGGTGCATTGGAGTGCTCTGCTATGAGCTGCTGGTGGGGAATCCACCCTTTGAGAGCCATTCCCATAATGAGACGTACAGACGTATCCTCAAG GTGGACATCAGGTTTCCTCCGTCAATACCTTTGGGGGCCCGGGACTTGATCTCCAAGCTTCTCAGATACCAGCCTTTGGAGCGGCTGCCTTTGTCGCAGATCCTGGAGCACCCCTGGGTCCGGGCCCACTCTCGGAGGGTGCTGCCTCCATCTGTTCAGATGGATTCTTGA
- the AURKC gene encoding aurora kinase C isoform X2, whose amino-acid sequence MQSGSVQPADEEEEQTRDQGTAAAGLVELGMPPVRRLTIEDFEIGRPLGKGKFGNVYLARLKESHFLVALKVIFKSQIEKEGLEHQLRREIEIQAHLQHPNILRLYNYFHDARRVYLILEYAPRGELYKELQKSNTLDEQHTATIMEELADALTYCHEKKVIHRDIKPENLLLGFRGEVKIADFGWSVHTPSLRRKTMCGTLDYLPPEMIERRTYNETVDLWCIGVLCYELLVGNPPFESHSHNETYRRILKVDIRFPPSIPLGARDLISKLLRYQPLERLPLSQILEHPWVRAHSRRVLPPSVQMDS is encoded by the exons ATGCAGTCGGGCAGCGTGCAGCCCGCAGATGAAGAAGAGGAGCAGACCCGAGACCAGGGAACAG CTGCAGCAGGCCTCGTGGAGCTCGGCATGCCCCCCGT GCGGCGCCTCACGATTGAGGACTTTGAAATCGGGCGTCCTCTGGGCAAGGGAAAATTTGGGAACGTGTACCTGGCTCGGCTCAAGGAAAGCCATTTCCTTGTGGCGCTGAAAGTCATCTTCAAGTCCCAGATAGAAAAGGAAGGACTGGAGCACCAGCTGCGCCGGGAAATTGAGATCCAGGCGCATCTACA gcaccccaatatcctACGCCTATACAACTACTTCCATGATGCACGCCGGGTGTACCTGATTCTGGAATATGCTCCAAGGGGTGAGCTCTACAAGGAGCTGCAAAAGAGCAACACTTTGGATGAACAGCACACAGCCACG ATAATGGAGGAATTAGCAGATGCTCTGACATACTGCCATGAGAAAAAGGTGATTCACAGGGATATCAAGCCGGAGAATCTGCTGCTGGGGTTCAGGGGTGAGGTGAAGATTGCAGACTTTGGCTGGTCTGTGCACACCCCATCTCTGAG gAGAAAGACCATGTGTGGGACTCTGGACTACTTGCCCCCAGAAATGATAGAAAGGAGAACATATAATGAGACGGTTGATCTGTGGTGCATTGGAGTGCTCTGCTATGAGCTGCTGGTGGGGAATCCACCCTTTGAGAGCCATTCCCATAATGAGACGTACAGACGTATCCTCAAG GTGGACATCAGGTTTCCTCCGTCAATACCTTTGGGGGCCCGGGACTTGATCTCCAAGCTTCTCAGATACCAGCCTTTGGAGCGGCTGCCTTTGTCGCAGATCCTGGAGCACCCCTGGGTCCGGGCCCACTCTCGGAGGGTGCTGCCTCCATCTGTTCAGATGGATTCTTGA